One genomic window of Cannabis sativa cultivar Pink pepper isolate KNU-18-1 chromosome 2, ASM2916894v1, whole genome shotgun sequence includes the following:
- the LOC115717596 gene encoding uncharacterized protein LOC115717596 produces MVLDASANGAILSKSYNEAFEILERIASNNYQWSTNRASTSRKVAGVLKVDALTALTAQMALMTNTLKNMNMGGSVQPAAAIQRAEISCVYCGDGHTFENCPSNPASVYYVGNQNFNINNNPYSNSYNLAWKHHPNFSWGGQGASSSGAQAQGKQSFSPGVSQQPHQPQGSQTSSLESLLRDYMAKNDAVIQSQATSLRNLEIQLRQLANDLKNRPQGTFPSDTENPRRDGKEHCKAVILRSGKILESNVPATGSKEPSSIQKEGEMKKKPANSTAEIPPVLTASGQHSAVEKSLQKPPQPFPQRFKKQHDDSQFQRFLDVLKQLRINIPLVEASEQMPTYVKFLKDILTKKRRLGEFETVALIEGCSAMLKSKIPTKLKDPGTFTIPISIGGRDVGRALCDLGASSNLMPMSIFRKLAIGEARPTTVTLQLAYRSMAHPEGKIEDVLVQVDKFIFPADFLILDYEEDREVPIILGRPFLATGRTLIDIEKGQLTMRAQDEQATFKVFHPIRAPDAIGECLAIGDMDPNMVEESKLKNSKKVRKKIPLKEIAKDDEPRESKDKTSFEPKKPPKKKRKKKKFSRKIWSQMFEVGKQVIFANSLTKATHGGLDSRCYGSFLVVRVYPDGVVELRDALSRRKFLVKGQGVKFGGGEVDRAKTSITLEET; encoded by the coding sequence ATGGTGTTGGATGCTTCCGCTAATGGAGCCATTCTTTCCAAGTCTTACAATGAAGCTTTTGAGATTTTGGAAAGGATAGCTAGCAACAACTATCAATGGTCAACTAATAGAGCTTCTACAAGCCGAAAAGTAGCGGGTGTTCTTAAAGTAGATGCTTTGACCGCTCTAACCGCTCAAATGGCTTTAATGACCAACACTTTGAAGAACATGAATATGGGAGGAAGTGTACAACCAGCTGCTGCCATTCAAAGGGCAGAAATTTCTTGTGTGTATTGTGGTGATGGGCATACTTTTGAAAATTGCCCTTCAAATCCAGCTTCAGTTTACTATGTGGGTAATCAAAACTTCAACATCAACAACAATCCATACTCAAACTCCTACAATCTGGCATGGAAGCATCATCCAAACTTTTCATGGGGAGGTCAAGGGGCAAGTTCAAGTGGAGCACAAGCACAAGGAAAACAATCATTTTCACCGGGAGTTTCTCAACAACCACACCAACCTCAAGGCTCTCAAACAAGTTCTTTGGAGAGTTTATTGAGAGATTATATGGCCAAGAATGACGCTGTAATTCAAAGCCAGGCAACATCTCTTCGGAATCTTGAAATTCAATTGAGGCAATTGGCCAATGATTTGAAGAATAGACCACAAGGCACTTTTCCTAGTGACACCGAAAACCCAAGAAGAGATGGCAAAGAACATTGCAAAGCGGTAATCTTGAGAAGTGGAAAAATTCTTGAGTCAAATGTGCCTGCAACAGGCAGTAAAGAGCCCTCTTCAATCCAAAAAGAGggggaaatgaagaaaaaaccaGCAAATTCAACTGCTGAAATTCCCCCAGTACTTACAGCATCCGGTCAGCATTCTGCTGTAGAAAAGTCTTTGCAAAAGCCACCTCAACCATTTCCTCAACGGTTCAAGAAGCAACATGACGATAGTCAATTCCAGAGATTTCTTGATGTTTTAAAGCAGCTCCGCATCAATATACCATTAGTGGAAGCTTCCGAGCAAATGCCAACCTATGTGAAGTTTTTAAAGgacattttgacaaagaaaaggaGGCTTGGCGAGTTTGAAACTGTCGCTTTAATAGAGGGCTGTAGTGCTATGTTGAAAAGTAAAATCCCAACCAAATTGAAAGATCCGGGAACCTTTACAATTCCAATTTCTATTGGGGGTCGAGATGTTGGAAGAGCtctttgtgacttgggagctagCAGTAATCTCATGCCTATGTCCATTTTTAGGAAGTTGGCaattggagaagcaaggccAACCACCGTCACTTTGCAATTAGCGTATCGTTCCATGGCGCATCCGGAAGGGAAAATTGAAGATGTGTTGGTACAAGTGGATAAATTCATTTTTCCGGCCGATTTCCTTATTCTTGACTATGAGGAAGATAGGGAAGTTCCAATCATTTTAGGGAGGCCATTTCTTGCCACGGGAAGAACTTTGATAGATATTGAAAAGGGACAGCTTACCATGAGAGCTCAAGATGAGCAAGCCACGTTCAAGGTTTTCCATCCCATACGTGCTCCGGATGCAATAGGAGAATGCTTAGCAATTGGAGATATGGATCCTAACATGGTTGAGGAGtccaaattaaaaaatagtaagaaGGTGAGAAAGAAGATTCCCCTTAAAGAAATTGCTAAGGATGACGAGCCGCGAGAAAGCaaagacaaaacatcatttGAACCTAAAAAACCacccaaaaagaagagaaagaaaaagaagtttaGTAGAAAAATTTGGTCTCAAATGTTTGAAGTTGGGAAACAAGTGATTTTTGCTAACTCTTTAACGAAGGCTACTCATGGAGGACTAGATTCAAGGTGTTATGGATCTTTCTTGGTGGTGAGAGTGTACCCCGATGGGGTGGTAGAACTACGTGATGCACtttcaagaagaaaatttttggtGAAAGGCCAAGGAGTGAAGTTTGGGGGTGGTGAGGTTGATCGAGCAAAGACCTCCATCACATTGGAAGAGACTT